The following coding sequences are from one Triplophysa dalaica isolate WHDGS20190420 chromosome 12, ASM1584641v1, whole genome shotgun sequence window:
- the pafah1b3 gene encoding platelet-activating factor acetylhydrolase IB subunit gamma isoform X2 has protein sequence MQRIMSGEDCNPAATPTPCKDTQGDDRWMSLHNRFVSDSKGKEPDVLFVGDSLVQLLHEFEVWRKLFSPLHALNFGIGGDATQHVLWRLSNGELDHISPKVVVLWVGTNNHGHTPEQICGGIMAIINVIHKKLPNAHTLILGVLPRGKSPNPLRERNARVNTLVRSEMASLMSHFSFLDVDPGFVQSDGSISHQDMYDYLHLTPHGYQRVCEPLHERIRSLLDK, from the exons ATGCAG AGAATAATGAGTGGTGAAGATTGTAACCCTGCAGCCACACCCACCCCCTGTAAGGACACACAGGGAGACGATCGATGGATGTCATTG CACAATCGCTTTGTGTCAGACAGTAAGGGAAAAGAGCCTGATGTTCTGTTTGTTGGCGATTCCCTCGTCCAGCTTCTGCATGAGTTTGAG GTTTGGAGAAAATTGTTTTCTCCTCTTCATGCCTTGAACTTTGGAATTGGAGGAGATGCTACACAGCATGTACTATGGAGACTCAGTAATGGGGAACTGGACCATATCAGCCCAAAG gtgGTAGTATTGTGGGTGGGCACTAATAATCATGGTCACACCCCGGAACAGATCTGTGGAGGCATAATGGCTATCATCAATGTGATTCATAAGAAGCTGCCTAATGCTCACACTCTTATATTG GGTGTGCTGCCGAGAGGTAAGAGTCCAAACCCGCTTCGTGAGCGTAACGCGAGGGTGAACACTCTAGTGCGGTCTGAGATGGCATCCCTCATGTCTCATTTCTCATTTCTGGATGTGGATCCTGGATTCGTTCAGTCAGACGGTTCCATCTCACATCAGGATATGTACGATTATCTGCATCTCACACCTCACGGCTATCAGAGGGTGTGTGAGCCGCTACACGAACGCATCCGGTCTCTGTTAGATAAATAG
- the pafah1b3 gene encoding platelet-activating factor acetylhydrolase IB subunit gamma isoform X1 — MPASGVGQLSAGQLFEHTTLFWLYFWRIMSGEDCNPAATPTPCKDTQGDDRWMSLHNRFVSDSKGKEPDVLFVGDSLVQLLHEFEVWRKLFSPLHALNFGIGGDATQHVLWRLSNGELDHISPKVVVLWVGTNNHGHTPEQICGGIMAIINVIHKKLPNAHTLILGVLPRGKSPNPLRERNARVNTLVRSEMASLMSHFSFLDVDPGFVQSDGSISHQDMYDYLHLTPHGYQRVCEPLHERIRSLLDK, encoded by the exons ATGCCTGCTTCCGGGGTTGGGCAGCTGAGCGCTGGCCAATTGTTTGAACACACAACTCTGTTTTGGttatatttttgg AGAATAATGAGTGGTGAAGATTGTAACCCTGCAGCCACACCCACCCCCTGTAAGGACACACAGGGAGACGATCGATGGATGTCATTG CACAATCGCTTTGTGTCAGACAGTAAGGGAAAAGAGCCTGATGTTCTGTTTGTTGGCGATTCCCTCGTCCAGCTTCTGCATGAGTTTGAG GTTTGGAGAAAATTGTTTTCTCCTCTTCATGCCTTGAACTTTGGAATTGGAGGAGATGCTACACAGCATGTACTATGGAGACTCAGTAATGGGGAACTGGACCATATCAGCCCAAAG gtgGTAGTATTGTGGGTGGGCACTAATAATCATGGTCACACCCCGGAACAGATCTGTGGAGGCATAATGGCTATCATCAATGTGATTCATAAGAAGCTGCCTAATGCTCACACTCTTATATTG GGTGTGCTGCCGAGAGGTAAGAGTCCAAACCCGCTTCGTGAGCGTAACGCGAGGGTGAACACTCTAGTGCGGTCTGAGATGGCATCCCTCATGTCTCATTTCTCATTTCTGGATGTGGATCCTGGATTCGTTCAGTCAGACGGTTCCATCTCACATCAGGATATGTACGATTATCTGCATCTCACACCTCACGGCTATCAGAGGGTGTGTGAGCCGCTACACGAACGCATCCGGTCTCTGTTAGATAAATAG
- the LOC130433483 gene encoding uncharacterized protein LOC130433483, whose protein sequence is MSDLTCMSLPRKRNVLKSSCNLGTCKAQSSSHTASVNAVCYSSIKTSAHNSSPHKVKCLKTRKERNQIRGQERNRSHTCLHHSTKVGRTEKAQHNGGHSVVSSRKEKSFAKPFLPHKPSIITEGRLTSIRGLFSHEVRSIDIERVVSEQLKTEKQRKEKRKRSVMHDTSPLPPHPPSMPESDQDCVLDEVQEPLQEPEKTTRDSRKELRTHPSALQTNKEVLVPKELSRQDEKHYRSTNTVKKDTNNKSRPQSSSSLKGTCELMVLSLPENKLAHQFCSTPADKNVLDFREIDSPKSHNENNRTGTIDEENCAKKIQRSSTMERLCEDDVRQSKSDPFSSEHDSGTGTLTEKERVQISVSVREAVNKLAASLELHVPRRPLLAECRDVLLQALQKSHSFHLQHNLRKLHSFIDGKQKSSFGSGQTHEECSQICFSHALGNEESEPNRNTDIWTENAIQQEYVAEKVKQDSGRGASMKKRRVQAQSRFSPPVSLIQPPQSSKDMFDQSRTARLSQDCFKKQHYPSTTLFQQDQAFHQLATLIPSTPPRANPYYKPCPQQLLGDLLRRGESMKNVGLDLISHQVEEKTDPMFNLNPEYENRTQKAQETFLGESSFWSNQLQVQDVRDRWAPLPFSASFTSECFQYKPFFRYPHPSNSRDRSDWHNMTLCYRSNTPDKVFYHHLE, encoded by the exons ATGAGCGACCTCACCTGCATGAGCTTACCACGTAAACGCAACGTGTTGAAATCTTCATGCAACCTCGGCACGTGCAAAGCTCAGTCTTCATCTCATACAGCCAGTGTTAATGCAGTATGCTATAGCAGCATTAAGACATCTGCGCACAACTCTTCGCCCCACAAAGTAAAGTGTCTCAAAACCAGGAAGGAGAGGAATCAGATTCGAGGTCAGGAGAGAAACCGGTCTCACACATGCCTTCATCACAGTACAAAAGTTGGCAGAACAGAGAAAGCACAGCATAATGGGGGGCATTCAGTGGTTTCTTCCAGAAAAGAAAAGTCATTTGCTAAGCCATTTCTCCCCCACAAGCCGAGCATCATAACAGAAGGACGCCTCACCTCCATCCGAGGTCTCTTTAGCCACGAGGTAAGATCTATAGACATAGAAAGGGTCGTAAGTGAGCAGTTAAAAACAGAGAagcagagaaaagagaaaagaaaacggTCTGTGATGCATGATACATCACCATTACCTCCTCATCCGCCATCGATGCCTGAATCGGACCAGGACTGCGTTCTCGATGAAGTACAGGAACCACTCCAGGAACCAGAAAAAACTACGAGAGACTCAAGAAAAGAGCTTAGGACACATCCAAGTGCTTTACAGACTAATAAAGAAGTCCTAGTGCCTAAGGAATTATCTAGACAAGATGAGAAGCATTACAGAAGTACCAACACCGTGAAGAAAgatacaaataataaatcaaggCCACAGAGTTCAAGTAGCCTAAAAGGAACATGTGAACTTATGGTTTTGTCATTGCCGGAAAATAAACTGGCACATCAGTTTTGTTCCACTCCAGCTGACAAGAATGTTTTAGATTTCCGAGAAATAGACTCTCCCAAATCacacaatgaaaacaacagaaCTGGGACTATTGATGAAGAAAATTGTGCAAAGAAGATCCAAAGATCTTCTACCATGGAAAGATTGTGTGAAGATGATGTTCGACAAAGCAAGAGTGATCCTTTTTCATCTGAGCATGACTCTGGGACTGGGACATTGACAGAAAAGGAAAGAGTGCAGATATCAGTGTCTGTTAGGGAAGCTGTCAACAAACTGGCTGCAAGTTTGGAGCTCCACGTGCCACGGCGCCCCCTGCTGGCGGAATGCAGAGACGTGCTACTGCAGGCTCTACAAAAATCCCACAGCTTCCATTTACAGCACAATCTGAGGAAGCTACATTCATTTATTGATGGAAAGCAAAAAAGCAGTTTCGGTTCAGGACAGACACATGAAGAGTGCTCACAAATATGTTTCAGCCATGCACTGGGAAATGAAGAGAGTGAACCCAACAGGAACACAGATATATGGACAG AGAATGCCATACAGCAGGAATATGTAGCAGAGAAGGTTAAGCAGGACTCAGGCAGAGGTGCTTCAATGAAGAAGCGAAGAGTACAAGCCCAGAGTAGATTTTCTCCTCCAGTCTCTTTAATACAACCTCCACAGTCAAGCAAAGATATG TTTGACCAGTCGAGGACAGCTAGGTTGTCTCAGGATTGCTTCAAAAAGCAACATTATCCCAGCACAACGCTCTTTCAGCAGGATCAGGCTTTTCACCAACTTGCCACTCTCATACCCAGCACCCCACCTCGGGCGAATCCTTACTATAAACCCTGTCCTCAGCAGCTATTGGGAGATTTACTAAGAAGAGGTGAAAGTATGAAAAATGTAGGTTTAGATCTCATTTCTCATCAGGTGGAAGAAAAAACAGATcctatgtttaatttaaatccTGAATATGAGAACAGGACACAAAAAGCTCAGGAGACATTTTTGGGAGAATCCAGCTTTTGGTCCAATCAGCTGCAAGTACAGGATGTCAGAGACAGATGGGCTCCACTCCCGTTCTCAGCATCCTTTACCTCAGAATGCTTTCAATATAAGCCATTTTTTCGCTATCCACATCCGTCTAACTCCCGAGACAGGTCAGATTGGCATAATATGACTCTTTGTTACAGATCAAACACACCAGATAAGGTATTTTATCATCATTTGGAATGA
- the tlr21 gene encoding toll-like receptor 21 codes for MANSPCREFIIKATFTCLIKFAFSYSFRNCIQVPDNSHTTYRCINQHEPDITLIVRDLMSTATNLTVSLGSIEKIPEQAFQHLPNLSSLVLNNNKLGNIDKGAFIDLTKLKNLNLSLNNLSSLHRDVFDAVYNLRELLLGSNKLADIDSLLFSNLTNLQTLDLHRNRLHHFTTLVESITHLPNLTKLDISFNYLTTLNHSAPLPQSLATLYVGYNKLHTLGCDAAFLMYVKVLDFSYNTLLSFQDFQGLNLGNVTSLRISFTKVAIIKLLKYTNIRPWHVDFSGLKLKDDQALNSLCYLLSEMKQIRQLIFQDNFIKSIKNNTLNQCPNITGVLDLSRNDIKEVGCLEFLNSQNKLESLKIEHNHLTRLLSCREAKEKFYSLRNLSFRFNRILEVSGFAFSHTPRLTNLQLNINIIAYLDHKALSGLRDLVTLRLDNNLLTDVYEDSFEDLISLETLNLRNNQLAVIFDNTFQSLKKLTILDLGGNKIAMLKSHAFTGLYSLTNLYLDRNRLKNIDGSLFGKLNATLQVLDLQANQILYKTEHTHSPFINLTKLLDLKLDAQVPNGINLLPCAFFRGLTSLKQLYLTNNHITGFGAETFDDLENLEFLTLDNSCVGIAQLKPGIFKNLRKLTTLFAENMGIKFFSKEVFGNLTGLKILHLNRNAMLTLDMGLLETLIHLTYIDLRSCPLNCGCQNTELQNWTISNPRVQFPYLYKIICQDHTGSYFHNFDTNVCYLDLGLYLFSSTCAFTILLTIIPLLYDKLYWKLKYSYYVFRSWFGEQWRRLRDQEEKYKFDAFVSYNSADENWVMEQLLPNLEGSSFRLCLHHRDFELGLDIVDNIVGAVYGSRKTICVVSQSFLRSEWCSLEIQLASYRLFQEMQDVLLLVFLEPISERQVSAYHRMRKVMLKKTYLQWPGENCSDPTSAKELFWSQLKRALRSSNTAGQEEQMLKEDYDQRRQDKTGVGVEDREYFVNQTPRDDEEYYLMP; via the coding sequence ATGGCAAATTCTCCATGTCGTGAATTCATCATAAAGGCAACATTTACATGCCTGATTAAATTTGCCTTCAGCTACAGTTTTAGGAATTGCATCCAGGTACCAGATAATAGCCACACAACCTACAGATGCATCAATCAGCATGAGCCCGACATAACTTTAATAGTGAGAGACTTGATGTCCACAGCAACAAACCTTACAGTGTCTCTTGGCAGCATTGAAAAAATCCCAGAACAAGCGTTTCAACATCTGCCTAATCTGAGTTCTCTAGttctgaataataataaacttgGTAACATTGACAAAGGTGCTTTCATTGATCTGACAAAACTAAAGAATTTGAATTTGTCCTTGAACAACTTGTCATCTCTCCATCGTGATGTATTTGATGCCGTGTATAACCTCAGAGAGCTGCTCCTGGGAAGCAACAAGCTTGCTGACATTGACTCGTTACTGTTTTCCAATTTGACAAATCTGCAGACTCTTGATTTACACAGGAACCGCCTGCATCATTTCACCACTTTGGTTGAAAGCATAACACACCTGCCCAACTTGACAAAACTGGACATTTCTTTCAACTATCTAACCACCCTGAATCACTCCGCCCCTTTGCCACAGTCACTTGCCACCCTTTATGTTGGTTATAATAAACTGCATACGCTGGGATGTGATGCCGCTTTCCTGATGTATGTCAAAGTGCTGGATTTCTCATACAATACATTACTGTCATTCCAGGATTTTCAAGGGCTGAATCTGGGGAATGTAACCAGCCTGCGCATAAGTTTTACCAAGGTGGCTATCATCAAACTTCTAAAATATACCAATATACGACCCTGGCATGTTGACTTCTCAGGGTTGAAACTGAAGGACGATCAAGCACTGAATTCACTCTGTTATCTTCTGagtgaaatgaaacaaatacgTCAATTGATCTTCCAGGACAACTTCATTAAATCTATCAAAAACAACACGCTTAATCAATGCCCCAATATCACAGGTGTCTTGGACCTCTCACGGAATGACATAAAGGAGGTAGGCTGCTTGGAGTTTCTGAATAGTCAAAACAAACTAGAGAGTCTCAAGATAGAGCACAACCATTTGACAAGGCTATTGTCCTGCAGAGAAGCAAAAGAGAAGTTTTACAGCCTGAGAAACCTGAGCTTTCGATTCAATCGTATTTTAGAGGTCAGCGGTTTTGCCTTCAGTCACACACCCAGATTGACAAACCTTCagctgaacataaacattattgCTTATTTGGATCACAAAGCTTTGAGTGGACTCCGTGATCTCGTAACACTACGACTAGACAACAACCTCTTGACTGATGTCTATGAAGACAGCTTTGAAGATCTCATCAGCCTGGAGACCCTGAACTTGCGCAACAACCAGTTAGCTGTAATTTTTGACAACACCTTTCAATCTCTCAAAAAGCTGACAATTTTAGATCTAGGTGGGAACAAGATTGCAATGCTCAAGTCGCACGCTTTTACAGGACTGTATAGCTTAACCAATCTCTATTTAGATAGAAATCGTCTGAAAAATATAGACGGCTCACTCTTTGGGAAACTTAACGCCACTCTGCAGGTGCTGGATTTACAGGCGAACCAGATTCTGTACaagacagaacacacacactctccatTTATAAATCTAACAAAACTGCTTGACCTGAAACTCGACGCGCAGGTGCCGAATGGTATAAACTTATTGCCTTGTGCATTTTTCCGCGGTCTCACTTCTTTGAAACAACTTTACCTCACCAACAACCATATCACTGGATTCGGTGCCGAAACATTTGATGACCTCGAAAACTTGGAGTTCCTAACTCTGGACAACTCATGTGTTGGTATCGCCCAGCTCAAGCCAGGAATTTTCAAAAACCTCAGAAAACTGACCACTTTATTTGCTGAGAACATGGGCATTAAATTTTTTTCCAAAGAGGTCTTTGGAAATCTCACAGGACTAAAGATTTTACATCTCAATCGCAACGCCATGTTGACGTTGGACATGGGTTTGTTGGAAACGCTAATCCATCTTACATATATTGACCTGCGCAGTTGCCCTCTAAATTGTGGTTGCCAAAATACTGAATTGCAGAACTGGACCATAAGCAACCCAAGAGTCCAGTTTCCGTATCTTTACAAAATTATTTGCCAAGACCATACAGGGTCATACTTTCACAACTTTGACACCAATGTCTGCTATTTAGACTTAGGACTCTATCTGTTTTCTTCAACCTGCGCATTTACGATTTTACTAACCATTATACCACTTCTCTACGACAAACTTTACTGGAAATTGAAGTACAGTTACTACGTCTTTCGATCATGGTTTGGAGAACAGTGGCGTCGTTTACGGGACCAGGAGGAGAAATACAAGTTTGATGCTTTTGTTTCCTATAACTCGGCAGATGAAAACTGGGTCATGGAACAACTGTTGCCGAACCTGGAGGGATCTTCATTTCGCCTCTGTCTCCACCACAGAGACTTTGAGCTTGGATTGGACATCGTTGACAACATCGTGGGTGCTGTATACGGCAGCCGAAAAACGATCTGCGTGGTCAGTCAGAGCTTCCTTCGCAGCGAATGGTGCTCTTTGGAAATCCAGCTGGCCAGCTACCGGCTTTTTCAAGAAATGCAAGATGTGCTTTTGCTGGTCTTCCTGGAACCTATTTCGGAGCGGCAAGTGTCCGCTTATCACCGTATGAGGAAGGTCATGCTCAAAAAGACCTATTTACAGTGGCCTGGGGAAAATTGTTCAGATCCAACCAGCGCAAAAGAACTGTTCTGGAGCCAGCTTAAGAGAGCACTGAGGAGCAGCAACACTGCAGGTCAAGAGGAGCAGATGTTGAAAGAGGACTATGATCAGAGAAGACAAGATAAAACAGGTGTGGGTGTGGAGGACAGAGAATATTTTGTCAATCAGACACCTAGAGATGATGAAGAATATTACCTGATGCCCTAA